The Planctomycetota bacterium genome includes a window with the following:
- a CDS encoding nitroreductase family protein, producing the protein MSQPVFIHHRSAAPQPDATSASRDFYERMKQRRSVRMFSDKPVPREAIENIIRAAGTAPSGANKQPWRFVAVQDPALKKEIRIAAEEEEREFYSRRANPEWIRDLRAIGTDEHKPFLEIAPWLIAVFKLAKDDLMQNDSDQVYYINESVGIAVGFLLAAAHHAGLVALTHTPSPMKFLTSILGRPAHERPYLLIPLGYPAEDCMVPDIHRKSLDQIMSVDRRDKENS; encoded by the coding sequence ATGTCGCAGCCCGTCTTCATACACCACCGCTCCGCCGCACCGCAGCCCGACGCGACAAGTGCGTCGCGGGATTTCTATGAACGCATGAAGCAGCGACGCAGCGTGCGGATGTTCTCCGACAAGCCCGTCCCGCGCGAGGCGATCGAGAACATCATCCGCGCCGCCGGCACGGCGCCCAGCGGCGCCAACAAGCAGCCCTGGCGCTTCGTGGCCGTGCAGGATCCCGCCCTCAAGAAGGAGATCCGCATTGCGGCCGAGGAGGAGGAGCGCGAGTTCTATTCCCGCCGCGCCAACCCTGAATGGATCCGCGACCTGCGGGCCATCGGCACCGACGAGCACAAGCCCTTCCTGGAGATCGCCCCTTGGCTGATCGCGGTGTTCAAGCTGGCCAAGGACGACCTGATGCAAAACGACTCCGACCAGGTCTACTACATCAACGAGTCTGTCGGCATCGCCGTGGGGTTTCTGCTGGCCGCCGCGCACCATGCGGGTCTGGTCGCGCTGACCCACACGCCCAGTCCGATGAAATTTCTGACCTCGATCCTCGGGCGCCCGGCCCACGAGCGACCCTACCTGCTCATTCCATTGGGATACCCTGCGGAGGATTGCATGGTGCCGGACATCCATCGCAAGTCGCTTGACCAGATCATGTCGGTGGACCGCCGGGACAAGGAAAATTCATGA